In Staphylococcus lloydii, the following proteins share a genomic window:
- a CDS encoding Cof-type HAD-IIB family hydrolase, which translates to MIKAIAVDMDGTFLDSNKNFDETRFNRIFQQLQQQETKFIAASGNQYAKLRSIFGERDMFFIAENGAVIYNGNELYDYTAFDFDVYKTLIDYIHFERGMSEIIVCGLKSAYILKSTDDKFKKDAHFYYRQLQEIDSFETLPEDEFVKVAFNINRQTHPKLDTELEEKFNNDIGLVSSGRDSIDIIIPNMTKGNALKRLLTKWGLSASQLMAFGDANNDYDMLALAAYSYVMQNSEDQTLFDVSNYVAPSNDEQGVLTVIEEKVLINK; encoded by the coding sequence ATGATAAAAGCAATCGCAGTTGACATGGATGGCACATTTTTAGATAGCAATAAGAACTTTGATGAAACGCGTTTTAATCGTATATTCCAACAATTACAACAACAAGAGACAAAATTTATCGCTGCAAGTGGAAATCAATATGCCAAATTACGATCGATATTTGGAGAACGTGACATGTTCTTTATTGCAGAAAATGGGGCGGTCATTTATAACGGCAATGAACTATATGATTATACAGCTTTTGATTTTGATGTTTATAAAACTTTAATTGATTATATACATTTCGAACGAGGCATGTCAGAAATTATTGTGTGTGGTCTGAAAAGTGCATACATATTAAAAAGTACAGACGATAAATTTAAAAAAGATGCACATTTCTACTATAGACAACTACAGGAAATAGATTCGTTTGAGACTTTGCCTGAAGATGAATTTGTTAAAGTTGCCTTTAACATTAATAGACAAACGCATCCAAAATTAGACACAGAGCTAGAAGAAAAATTTAACAATGACATCGGCCTTGTTTCAAGTGGACGGGACAGTATCGATATAATTATTCCAAATATGACCAAGGGTAATGCATTAAAAAGGTTGCTCACTAAATGGGGCTTATCTGCTTCGCAACTCATGGCCTTTGGAGATGCCAATAATGATTACGATATGTTGGCACTAGCAGCATATAGCTATGTTATGCAAAACAGTGAAGATCAAACGTTATTTGATGTATCAAATTATGTAGCACCTTCAAATGATGAGCAAGGCGTGTTAACTGTTATTGAAGAAAAAGTACTCATAAATAAATAA
- a CDS encoding NAD(P)H-dependent oxidoreductase: MANIKETILDAFQFRHATKRFDATKTVSDDDFNTILETGRLSPSSLGLEPWKFIVIQNRELRNKLKEISWGAQGQLDTASHFVLILARKNVTSKSDYVQHMIHDIKQYDPSTIPAVEEKYDNFQTNAHINDNERTLVDWASKQSYIALGNMMTTAAFLGIDSCPIEGFDYDSVTELLAEEGILDTEHFVPATMVAFGYRETEPKAKVRQPQEDIVEWYQ, from the coding sequence ATGGCGAATATAAAAGAGACAATTTTAGATGCGTTTCAATTTAGACATGCAACGAAGCGATTTGATGCAACTAAAACTGTAAGCGATGATGATTTTAATACTATATTAGAAACAGGACGTTTATCTCCAAGTTCTTTAGGTTTAGAACCTTGGAAATTTATAGTGATACAAAATCGTGAATTACGTAATAAATTAAAAGAAATCAGTTGGGGAGCGCAAGGTCAACTAGACACAGCAAGCCATTTCGTATTAATTTTGGCACGTAAAAATGTGACTTCTAAATCAGATTATGTGCAACACATGATTCATGATATTAAACAATATGACCCTTCAACAATTCCTGCAGTCGAAGAAAAATATGATAACTTCCAAACTAATGCACACATTAATGATAATGAACGTACATTAGTCGATTGGGCCAGTAAGCAATCATATATTGCATTAGGTAATATGATGACTACTGCAGCGTTTTTAGGTATTGATTCTTGTCCTATTGAAGGATTTGACTATGATAGTGTAACGGAATTATTAGCTGAAGAAGGTATACTAGATACGGAACATTTTGTGCCTGCCACAATGGTAGCATTTGGTTATAGAGAAACTGAACCAAAAGCAAAAGTACGTCAACCACAAGAAGATATTGTAGAATGGTATCAATAA
- a CDS encoding NAD(P)H-dependent oxidoreductase — MSTLVIITHPDIDNSTVNKAWKEKLADSGELATIHELYATYPDGKIDIAKEQERLAAHDNVVFQFPLYWYSYPPLLKQYFDEVFTYGWAYGSTGNALKDKKFAAAVSIGSPESAYTTEGNVQYTIDTLLSPLKATARFVGAQYVATHKLYSTLNIDSELLEANQQDYATFVQQLSE; from the coding sequence AAAGCTTGGAAAGAGAAACTTGCAGATAGTGGAGAATTGGCTACAATTCATGAACTGTATGCGACATACCCAGATGGGAAAATTGATATAGCTAAAGAGCAAGAACGTTTAGCTGCTCATGATAATGTCGTATTCCAATTCCCTTTATATTGGTATAGTTATCCGCCATTATTAAAACAATACTTTGATGAAGTGTTCACTTATGGTTGGGCGTATGGTTCAACAGGTAACGCGTTGAAAGATAAAAAGTTTGCAGCTGCAGTTTCTATAGGATCACCTGAGTCGGCGTATACTACAGAGGGAAATGTACAATATACAATTGATACACTGTTATCGCCATTAAAAGCAACGGCAAGATTCGTAGGTGCTCAATATGTCGCTACACATAAACTATATAGCACTTTGAATATTGATTCAGAATTACTAGAAGCTAATCAGCAGGACTATGCTACTTTTGTCCAACAATTAAGCGAATAA